The proteins below are encoded in one region of Chitinophagales bacterium:
- a CDS encoding HlyD family efflux transporter periplasmic adaptor subunit: MKHSIAAFFIALAFTSCNKKETVQVKKKSIVEAVYASGFVVPKNEYKLYAIGDGYMVQQYKKAGDEVKAGEAVFQIQSENQIARLDAANSAYRIARQNTQNTSPILQELQNTIKNAQLKFTNDSLSFVRAKNMFTQGVITQTEFDKTTLAFNVSKNDLLSAQERFLKTKDQLDVEAKNAQSNLQTATTDLNNYTLRSFMNGIVYETYKELGELVRKNDMVALIGDKREKVLQLSVDQQDIGKVKTGQLVLVKMDISGNKTYNARIEKIYPAMNQNEQSFRVDAVFENTEDVNFVKTSVEANIIIAQKDNVPVIPRKVLIDETKVILKDGKEVAVKTGIGNMEDVEVIEGLKENDEVQIPVVK; encoded by the coding sequence ATGAAACATTCCATAGCCGCATTCTTTATTGCATTGGCATTTACTTCATGCAATAAAAAAGAAACAGTTCAAGTAAAGAAAAAATCTATTGTTGAAGCCGTGTACGCATCGGGCTTTGTGGTTCCAAAAAACGAATACAAACTCTACGCAATTGGCGATGGATATATGGTACAGCAATATAAAAAAGCCGGAGATGAAGTTAAAGCCGGAGAAGCAGTATTTCAAATTCAAAGCGAAAACCAAATAGCCCGTTTAGATGCAGCCAATAGCGCTTACCGCATAGCACGCCAAAACACTCAAAACACTTCACCGATTTTACAAGAACTACAAAACACCATAAAAAATGCACAACTGAAATTTACCAACGATTCGCTATCTTTTGTTAGGGCAAAAAACATGTTTACCCAAGGCGTAATTACCCAAACCGAATTCGATAAAACCACTTTGGCTTTCAATGTTTCTAAAAACGATCTACTGAGTGCACAAGAGCGTTTTTTAAAAACAAAAGATCAATTGGATGTAGAAGCAAAAAATGCACAAAGCAATTTGCAAACTGCCACTACCGACCTCAACAATTACACACTGCGCAGTTTTATGAACGGCATTGTGTACGAAACCTACAAAGAACTTGGAGAACTCGTGCGTAAAAACGATATGGTTGCCCTTATTGGCGATAAACGCGAAAAAGTATTGCAACTATCGGTAGATCAGCAAGATATTGGCAAGGTAAAAACAGGGCAATTGGTTTTGGTTAAAATGGATATTTCGGGCAATAAAACTTACAATGCCAGAATAGAAAAAATATACCCTGCCATGAATCAAAACGAACAAAGTTTTAGAGTAGATGCCGTGTTTGAAAATACGGAAGATGTAAACTTTGTAAAGACATCGGTTGAAGCCAATATTATTATTGCCCAAAAAGACAACGTGCCTGTAATTCCAAGAAAAGTACTAATAGACGAAACCAAAGTAATTCTAAAAGACGGAAAAGAAGTTGCAGTTAAAACAGGTATTGGCAACATGGAAGACGTAGAAGTAATAGAGGGTTTAAAAGAAAATGACGAAGTTCAAATTCCCGTTGTAAAATGA
- a CDS encoding acetyl-CoA C-acyltransferase has product MKAAFVVDALRTPVGKFAGTLSTVRPDDLAAFTLKKIVARNTWLNPSDIEEVILGAANQSGEDNRNVARMAALLAGFPVNISGVTVNRLCASGLQSIADAFTNIATGNGAVFIAGGVESMSRAPYVLSKANNAFDRNQQMYDTSIGWRFTNKAFPKEITYSMGETAENVARKWNISREAQDAFALASQQKYQAAHAAAKFSQEIEAVEVEIGKGKSILFDKDEHPRQTTLEDLGKLKPAFVKDGTVTAGNSSGINDGAAALLVVSEDVVKQYQLKPLARIAAYAAAGVEAAYMGIGPVPATQKALKRAGISINDIGLAELNEAFASQSLACMQDLDINPGIVNVNGGAIAIGHPLGCSGSRISATLLHEMQRRKEVRYGLATMCIGVGQGMAIIFERC; this is encoded by the coding sequence ATGAAAGCAGCCTTTGTTGTAGATGCACTAAGAACACCGGTAGGCAAATTTGCAGGTACACTTAGCACTGTTCGCCCCGATGATTTAGCGGCATTTACCCTCAAAAAAATTGTCGCAAGAAATACATGGCTCAACCCAAGCGATATTGAAGAAGTTATTTTAGGTGCTGCCAACCAAAGTGGCGAAGACAACCGCAATGTAGCCCGCATGGCAGCATTACTTGCCGGATTTCCGGTAAATATAAGTGGCGTAACGGTAAACCGCTTGTGTGCTTCGGGTTTGCAATCTATTGCAGATGCATTTACCAATATAGCAACCGGAAATGGAGCCGTTTTTATTGCCGGTGGAGTTGAAAGCATGAGCCGCGCACCTTATGTACTCAGCAAGGCAAACAATGCTTTCGATAGAAACCAACAAATGTACGACACCTCTATCGGTTGGCGCTTTACCAATAAAGCATTTCCAAAAGAGATTACTTACAGCATGGGCGAAACTGCCGAAAATGTAGCCCGCAAATGGAATATATCCAGAGAAGCTCAAGATGCCTTTGCACTAGCATCGCAGCAGAAATACCAGGCAGCGCATGCAGCCGCAAAATTTTCGCAAGAAATAGAAGCCGTAGAAGTAGAAATCGGTAAAGGTAAATCTATACTGTTTGATAAAGATGAGCATCCACGGCAAACCACATTAGAAGATTTAGGAAAATTAAAACCTGCTTTTGTAAAAGACGGAACGGTTACCGCAGGCAACTCATCGGGCATAAACGATGGCGCGGCAGCATTGTTAGTCGTAAGCGAAGATGTTGTAAAACAATATCAATTAAAACCACTGGCCCGCATTGCCGCTTACGCAGCAGCAGGCGTAGAGGCCGCATACATGGGAATTGGCCCTGTACCTGCCACTCAAAAAGCATTGAAACGAGCAGGCATTTCTATAAACGATATTGGTCTAGCAGAATTAAATGAAGCTTTTGCATCGCAATCTTTAGCTTGTATGCAAGATTTAGATATAAACCCCGGCATAGTAAATGTAAACGGAGGTGCCATTGCCATAGGCCATCCATTGGGCTGTTCGGGAAGTCGCATTTCTGCCACTCTGCTGCACGAAATGCAACGCAGAAAAGAAGTGCGCTATGGCTTGGCTACCATGTGTATTGGCGTGGGGCAAGGCATGGCAATTATTTTTGAGCGCTGCTAA
- the purQ gene encoding phosphoribosylformylglycinamidine synthase subunit PurQ, whose protein sequence is MKFGVVVFPGSNCDKDMTHVLGNVMGAQVREVFHKETSIDDFCESDCIVLPGGFSYGDYLRTGAIARFSPVMQAVIEFANAGGKVLGICNGFQILCESHLLPGALLRNNNMQYICKNIFLKVETNQTLYTSQTQKGAVLQIPIAHGEGRFYCDKSTLDSLYANDQILFKYCDAAGNVTDASNPNGSLDNIAGITNKTRNVFGMMPHPERASELAMGNTDGRILFESLLQTVVEKAI, encoded by the coding sequence ATGAAATTTGGGGTAGTTGTTTTTCCGGGTTCTAATTGCGATAAAGACATGACGCATGTTTTAGGCAACGTTATGGGTGCACAGGTTCGCGAAGTTTTTCATAAAGAAACTTCAATAGACGATTTTTGTGAAAGCGATTGTATTGTGCTACCGGGCGGCTTTAGCTATGGCGATTATTTACGTACCGGAGCTATTGCACGTTTTTCGCCAGTAATGCAGGCAGTAATTGAGTTTGCCAATGCAGGCGGCAAGGTGTTGGGCATTTGCAATGGCTTCCAAATTTTATGCGAAAGCCATTTACTGCCGGGTGCTTTACTTAGAAATAACAACATGCAGTATATCTGCAAAAACATATTCTTAAAAGTAGAAACCAACCAAACGCTTTATACTTCGCAAACTCAAAAAGGCGCTGTATTGCAAATACCTATTGCACATGGCGAAGGCAGATTTTACTGCGATAAAAGCACTTTGGATTCGCTATATGCCAACGACCAAATTTTATTCAAATACTGCGATGCTGCAGGCAATGTTACAGATGCCAGCAACCCCAATGGTTCTTTAGATAACATAGCGGGCATCACCAATAAAACACGCAATGTATTTGGAATGATGCCACATCCCGAACGCGCATCGGAACTTGCAATGGGCAATACAGACGGCAGAATTTTATTTGAAAGTTTACTGCAAACAGTAGTAGAAAAGGCCATATAA
- a CDS encoding UDP-2,3-diacylglucosamine diphosphatase, with the protein MAKRKVQICVISDVHLGFVGCRAKELLQYLKSIDPEILILNGDIIDIWQFRSYYFPSAHSKVLERIFKYVSSGKMVYYLTGNHDELLRKYSGLHLGNFVLDDKLVLELDGKKHWFFHGDIFDVSIHGSKWLAKLGSIGYELLILLNKLVNFFLDLLGREKSTFSQHIKRATKSGVKKLNNYEITAAEIAVENGYDFVINGHSHMPGIKVIRTDRGSVTYVNSGDWVENLTALEYNKGEWKVINYNNLNFEENWLQIETGDLP; encoded by the coding sequence ATGGCAAAACGCAAGGTTCAAATTTGTGTAATTTCTGATGTACATCTGGGCTTTGTGGGTTGCCGTGCCAAAGAATTACTACAATACCTTAAAAGTATAGACCCTGAAATTTTAATTCTAAATGGTGATATTATTGATATTTGGCAATTCCGCTCCTACTATTTTCCCTCTGCACACTCCAAAGTACTAGAGCGTATTTTCAAGTATGTGAGCAGCGGAAAAATGGTGTATTACCTCACCGGAAACCACGATGAACTGCTGCGAAAATACAGTGGCTTGCATCTTGGTAATTTTGTATTAGACGACAAATTGGTGTTGGAGTTAGATGGAAAAAAACATTGGTTTTTCCATGGCGATATTTTTGATGTGTCTATACACGGAAGCAAGTGGCTGGCAAAACTTGGCAGTATAGGTTATGAACTTTTAATACTGCTGAATAAATTGGTAAATTTCTTCTTAGACCTGCTCGGCAGAGAAAAATCTACCTTTAGCCAACATATAAAGCGCGCCACCAAAAGCGGGGTAAAAAAACTGAACAACTACGAAATTACCGCAGCCGAAATTGCAGTAGAAAACGGCTACGATTTTGTAATAAACGGACATTCGCACATGCCGGGAATAAAGGTAATTAGAACCGATAGAGGATCGGTTACTTACGTAAATTCAGGCGATTGGGTAGAAAACCTAACCGCACTTGAATACAACAAAGGCGAATGGAAAGTAATTAACTACAACAACTTGAATTTTGAAGAAAATTGGCTGCAGATAGAAACAGGAGACCTACCATGA
- a CDS encoding rhodanese-related sulfurtransferase, with amino-acid sequence MQLHNKFNRKVLKEKIQNDSTPRTTLSFYQYAKITDPDLFRNTIYKQLDLLGVLGRIYVGYEGVNAQISVPSENFESLKNYLYSIDFLSGIRLNIAVEDDGKSFFALDIKVRAKIVADGLNDSTFDVTNKGIHLKAAAFNELASKPDTIIVDMRNHYEHEVGYFENAILPDVDTFKEALPLVEKILEPHKDKHIIMYCTGGIRCEKASAYYKHKGFKNVYQLEGGIIEYARQVKAQGLENKFKGKNFVFDERLGERISNEIVAHCHQCGTSCDTHTNCANDGCHLLFIQCPACKEKFEGCCSTDCKNTLHLPEEHQRELRKGVNKGRQVFRKGRVENSLLERHK; translated from the coding sequence ATGCAATTGCACAATAAATTCAACAGAAAAGTTCTGAAAGAAAAAATACAGAACGACAGTACTCCGCGTACTACACTTTCATTTTACCAATACGCTAAAATTACCGATCCGGATTTATTCCGAAACACCATCTACAAACAATTGGATTTGCTCGGAGTTTTAGGTAGAATTTACGTAGGTTACGAAGGAGTAAATGCGCAAATTTCTGTTCCATCAGAAAATTTTGAATCGCTAAAGAATTACCTTTACAGTATTGATTTCTTATCAGGCATACGCTTAAATATTGCAGTGGAAGACGATGGCAAATCATTCTTTGCATTAGATATTAAAGTACGCGCCAAAATTGTAGCCGATGGATTAAACGACAGCACCTTTGATGTTACCAATAAAGGCATTCACCTAAAGGCAGCCGCATTTAATGAATTAGCTTCAAAGCCCGATACCATTATTGTGGATATGCGTAACCACTACGAGCACGAAGTTGGCTATTTTGAAAATGCCATATTGCCCGATGTAGATACATTTAAAGAAGCACTTCCGCTGGTAGAAAAAATTTTAGAGCCACATAAAGATAAACACATCATTATGTATTGTACCGGAGGCATCCGCTGCGAAAAAGCAAGCGCCTACTACAAACACAAAGGCTTTAAAAATGTTTATCAATTAGAAGGCGGCATCATTGAATATGCCAGACAAGTAAAAGCACAAGGCTTAGAGAATAAATTTAAGGGTAAAAATTTTGTGTTTGACGAACGCTTGGGCGAACGTATTAGCAACGAAATTGTAGCACACTGCCACCAATGCGGCACCAGTTGCGATACACATACCAACTGCGCCAACGATGGCTGCCATTTGTTGTTTATTCAATGCCCGGCTTGTAAAGAAAAGTTTGAAGGCTGCTGCTCTACCGATTGCAAAAACACTTTGCACTTACCGGAAGAACACCAACGCGAATTACGCAAAGGAGTGAATAAAGGACGACAAGTATTCCGCAAAGGTCGTGTAGAAAACTCTTTGCTGGAGCGCCATAAGTAA
- a CDS encoding zinc-binding dehydrogenase, producing MKAVLLKDKLQSFAIEDIEKPMPLAGEVLVKVYAAAFNHRDLWIQKGQYAGLKFPIVLGSDGCGVIEAAGEGISFDLIGKEVIINPSCHWGENEKVQSKHYKILGLPDNGTFAEYVTVSQNNIAPKPEHLTHEEAAALPLAGLTAWRTLFSRAQCQAGQKVLITGIGGGVALFAMQFAVAAGAQVFVTSGSEDKIKKAIHLGVIAGVNYKQENWHKQLLEEYGGFDIIIDSAAGEGFPKLIDIANPGASIVFYGGTTGNIAALNPQKIFWKQLNILGSTMGSNQDFANMVNFVNTHQLKPIIDEVFPMEKAQKAIERMEQREQFGKIVLKIL from the coding sequence ATGAAAGCAGTACTATTAAAAGATAAACTCCAATCTTTCGCTATTGAAGATATAGAAAAGCCAATGCCTTTGGCTGGCGAAGTTTTAGTAAAAGTTTATGCCGCAGCATTTAACCATCGCGATTTATGGATACAAAAGGGGCAATATGCAGGTTTAAAATTCCCCATTGTTTTGGGTAGCGATGGCTGTGGAGTTATAGAAGCCGCAGGCGAGGGAATTTCATTTGATCTTATTGGAAAAGAGGTAATAATAAACCCCTCTTGCCATTGGGGCGAAAACGAAAAAGTGCAATCCAAACACTACAAAATTCTCGGCCTGCCGGATAATGGCACCTTTGCAGAGTATGTAACCGTTTCACAAAATAATATTGCACCTAAGCCCGAACATTTGACGCACGAAGAAGCAGCAGCCCTCCCACTTGCAGGACTAACCGCATGGCGCACACTATTTAGCCGCGCCCAATGCCAAGCAGGGCAAAAAGTATTGATTACCGGAATAGGTGGAGGCGTGGCGCTATTTGCCATGCAATTTGCAGTTGCCGCAGGCGCACAAGTATTCGTAACTTCAGGCAGCGAAGACAAAATTAAAAAGGCCATTCATTTAGGAGTAATTGCCGGAGTAAATTACAAGCAAGAAAACTGGCACAAGCAATTATTGGAAGAGTATGGCGGCTTCGATATTATTATAGATAGTGCAGCCGGAGAGGGATTTCCAAAACTCATTGATATTGCCAATCCCGGAGCAAGCATTGTGTTTTACGGAGGTACCACCGGCAATATTGCTGCACTAAATCCTCAAAAAATATTTTGGAAGCAGCTCAATATTTTAGGCTCCACCATGGGCAGCAACCAAGATTTTGCAAACATGGTAAACTTTGTAAACACACATCAACTCAAGCCAATTATTGATGAAGTTTTTCCAATGGAAAAAGCACAAAAAGCAATTGAGCGAATGGAGCAGCGAGAACAATTTGGAAAAATCGTGTTGAAAATTTTGTAA